The following are encoded in a window of Gramella sp. MT6 genomic DNA:
- a CDS encoding TonB-dependent receptor, with product MKNYYLLILSFFFCCIGQAQMQTITGTVLDENSEPLGGVTVAIKDTNRGTSTDFDGKYSLEAELGQTLVFTFVGYDAREVLIDRQEINVTMVSGMALGEVVLVGSRSRSRTVVESTVPIDVLDVQEMTVAVPQVNLNQMLNYVAPSFTSNTQTISDGTDHIDPASLRGLGPDQVLVLINGKRRHNSSLVNVNGTFGRGSVGTDLNAIPASAIKRIEVLRDGAAAQYGSDAIAGVINIVLLDQTNELSFNVTTGANFSKNANEQTGGVDGETINVAASYGISLGERGGYVSFAGDFDYREDYNRMKEWEGEIFNAYNAIEYRAANNGADIAFLSDEQIKDFAQDVSYFSSEFQNDISNAPDREALQDLLGLNVTEDELNARGLDRTDFNMRVGQSALRGGRFFTNMSLPLDDEGTELYSFAGMSSRRGNSAGFYRLPNQSRTYTPIYINGFLPEINSKIKDQSIAVGVRGQISDWEIDFSNTWGMNEFQYFISNTSNASLQRASPTSFDAGGFSFLQNTTNLDVSKFFDEVFLGLNVAFGAEHRFENYEIFAGERASYEQYTQNGDVVTRADQDPATDFFGNARPGGSQVFPGFSPKNELSRERSSIAGYFDMELDFSERFLATFATRFEDYSDFGSTLNFKFSSRFKLTDDINIRGAVNTGFRAPSLHQLYFNSTSTIFDNEGNPQEVGTFSNDSRPAQLLGIPQLKEETSQSISLGFTAKIPDANLSLTVDGYFVAIDDRIVYTGQFSGPGTGSELDNLLAQANATAASFFANAIDTESKGLDIVLTQQAIFNDNVSLKSDLAATLSKTQQVGDINASEVLERAGLVDTYFPEDSRVYLEEAVPRTKVNLTNSLSAGAFNVFLRNVYFGEVTEASTILANQQVFSSKIVTDLSVGYKATDALTLTVGANNIFDIYPDRAEPEFGNRSDGRFDWSRRAQQFGIAGRFLFARVSINLN from the coding sequence ATGAAAAATTATTACTTGTTAATTTTATCGTTTTTCTTTTGTTGTATAGGGCAGGCGCAGATGCAAACCATTACGGGAACTGTCCTTGATGAAAATTCTGAACCTCTTGGAGGGGTTACAGTCGCAATTAAAGATACCAACAGAGGAACCAGTACAGATTTTGACGGAAAATATTCCCTGGAGGCTGAATTAGGACAAACCCTGGTCTTTACCTTTGTGGGGTATGATGCGCGGGAGGTCCTCATAGATCGCCAGGAGATCAATGTAACCATGGTTTCAGGTATGGCCCTGGGAGAAGTGGTTCTGGTAGGATCAAGAAGCCGTAGCAGGACCGTTGTTGAATCCACGGTGCCTATAGATGTACTGGATGTGCAGGAAATGACCGTTGCCGTACCGCAGGTAAACCTTAACCAGATGCTTAATTATGTAGCACCGTCCTTTACCTCAAATACCCAGACAATTTCTGACGGGACAGACCATATTGACCCGGCATCCTTGCGAGGCCTGGGACCAGATCAGGTTCTGGTTTTGATAAATGGAAAAAGAAGGCATAATTCATCTTTGGTGAATGTGAATGGAACCTTTGGTAGAGGTAGTGTGGGAACAGATCTAAATGCGATCCCGGCTTCAGCTATTAAGCGGATAGAAGTTCTACGTGATGGTGCGGCAGCCCAATACGGTTCTGATGCCATTGCAGGGGTGATCAATATTGTATTACTGGATCAAACCAACGAATTAAGTTTTAATGTCACTACGGGCGCAAATTTCTCTAAAAATGCCAATGAGCAAACCGGCGGAGTTGATGGTGAAACCATTAACGTTGCTGCCAGTTATGGTATTTCCCTTGGAGAAAGAGGGGGCTACGTGAGCTTTGCGGGTGATTTTGATTATAGAGAAGACTATAACAGGATGAAAGAATGGGAAGGAGAGATCTTTAATGCCTATAATGCTATTGAATATCGCGCTGCCAATAACGGGGCAGATATTGCTTTTTTATCAGATGAACAGATCAAGGATTTCGCTCAGGATGTTTCTTACTTCAGTAGTGAATTTCAGAACGACATAAGTAACGCGCCAGACAGGGAAGCGTTACAGGATCTCTTAGGTTTGAATGTTACAGAAGACGAATTAAATGCCCGTGGTCTTGACCGGACAGATTTCAATATGCGTGTAGGGCAGTCTGCACTAAGAGGAGGTAGGTTTTTTACGAATATGTCTCTTCCTTTAGATGACGAGGGAACGGAATTATACTCCTTTGCGGGAATGAGCTCGCGAAGAGGTAATTCAGCCGGATTCTATAGGTTGCCAAACCAAAGCCGTACTTACACTCCAATTTATATAAACGGTTTTTTACCTGAAATAAACTCTAAAATTAAAGATCAATCTATTGCTGTTGGAGTTAGAGGGCAAATAAGTGATTGGGAAATAGATTTTAGTAATACCTGGGGGATGAATGAATTCCAGTACTTTATTAGTAATACTTCAAATGCTTCCTTGCAACGTGCAAGTCCAACATCCTTTGATGCCGGTGGGTTTTCATTTTTACAGAATACCACCAACTTGGATGTGAGCAAGTTTTTTGATGAAGTTTTTCTTGGCCTAAACGTGGCTTTTGGAGCAGAGCACAGGTTTGAAAATTACGAGATATTTGCAGGAGAGCGGGCTTCTTATGAACAGTACACTCAAAACGGAGATGTAGTGACCAGGGCAGATCAGGATCCGGCCACAGATTTCTTCGGAAATGCCAGACCTGGAGGATCTCAGGTTTTCCCGGGATTCAGTCCTAAAAATGAATTATCCAGAGAACGAAGCAGTATTGCTGGCTATTTTGACATGGAACTGGATTTTAGTGAAAGATTTCTGGCAACCTTTGCTACGAGATTTGAAGATTATTCTGATTTTGGGTCGACTTTGAATTTCAAGTTTTCTTCCAGGTTCAAATTAACCGATGATATCAATATAAGGGGAGCTGTAAACACTGGTTTCAGGGCACCTTCCTTACACCAGTTATATTTTAATTCAACTTCCACGATCTTTGATAATGAAGGGAATCCACAGGAAGTAGGTACTTTCTCTAATGATAGCAGGCCTGCACAACTATTGGGAATTCCGCAGTTGAAAGAAGAAACGTCACAAAGTATAAGTCTTGGTTTTACTGCTAAGATCCCTGATGCTAACTTGTCTCTTACGGTGGATGGATATTTCGTAGCCATAGATGATCGTATCGTTTATACCGGGCAGTTCAGCGGCCCGGGTACAGGTTCTGAATTAGATAACCTTCTGGCCCAGGCTAATGCAACTGCAGCTTCATTCTTTGCAAATGCGATAGATACAGAGTCTAAAGGATTGGATATTGTGTTGACGCAACAGGCTATTTTTAATGATAATGTGAGTTTGAAGTCAGATCTTGCGGCTACACTTTCCAAGACCCAGCAGGTGGGAGATATTAATGCTTCCGAGGTTCTTGAAAGAGCAGGACTGGTAGATACTTATTTTCCTGAAGATAGCCGGGTATACCTGGAAGAAGCAGTGCCGAGGACTAAAGTAAATCTTACCAATAGTCTTTCAGCGGGAGCCTTCAATGTTTTCCTGAGAAACGTATATTTTGGGGAAGTTACCGAGGCTTCTACAATCCTAGCTAATCAGCAGGTATTCAGCTCCAAGATTGTGACCGACCTATCTGTTGGATATAAAGCGACAGATGCCTTAACCTTAACTGTAGGTGCAAATAATATTTTCGATATTTATCCAGATAGAGCAGAACCGGAATTCGGAAACCGAAGTGATGGTAGATTCGACTGGTCGAGAAGAGCACAGCAATTTGGAATTGCGGGGCGTTTCCTTTTTGCCAGGGTGAGCATTAACCTGAATTAA
- a CDS encoding HTTM domain-containing protein: MRSSITKYFNSYTEAAPLAVFRIGFGIMMLASIIRFWLNGWIEKLYITPKFHFSYYGFEWVKPLGDFTYLLFVICGISAFLVAIGYKYRIAIITFFLSFTYIELIDKTTYLNHYYFISILSFLMIFLPANVYYSIDAWQNVKRSFQKIPRWCIDSIKLLLGIVYFYAGLAKINSDWLFRAMPLKIWLPSKYDIPFLGELMQQEWVAYAFSWSGMFYDLFIPFLLLWKRSRFFAFIMVIIFHVMTRVLFPIGMFPYIMIVSALIFFSPKVHHKILQKISSWFSIRKGKFDNELSLIYKPIERKILTTVVSVFFIIQILFPWRYLLYPGELFWTEEGFRFSWRVMLMEKAGYAEFKVVDGETGKRFYVNNSDFLTPFQEKQMSFQPDFILEYAHFLAEHFRKDGHENIEVYVESYVGLNGRKSVPYISPDVNLLNFADSFKHKTFILPFNDEIKGL, from the coding sequence ATGAGATCATCCATCACTAAATATTTCAACTCATATACCGAAGCGGCTCCGCTGGCTGTTTTTCGCATAGGTTTTGGAATAATGATGTTGGCCAGTATTATCAGGTTCTGGCTGAATGGATGGATCGAAAAATTATATATAACTCCGAAATTTCATTTTAGTTATTACGGATTTGAATGGGTGAAACCGCTTGGCGATTTCACCTATTTACTTTTTGTGATCTGTGGGATCTCGGCATTTCTTGTAGCGATCGGTTATAAATACCGGATAGCGATCATTACTTTTTTCCTGAGTTTTACTTATATAGAACTCATAGATAAGACTACTTATCTAAATCATTATTACTTTATAAGTATTCTTAGCTTTTTAATGATTTTTCTTCCTGCCAATGTTTATTATTCTATAGATGCATGGCAGAATGTAAAGCGGTCATTTCAAAAAATCCCTCGCTGGTGCATAGATTCCATCAAATTATTATTGGGAATTGTCTATTTCTATGCAGGGTTGGCTAAGATCAATTCAGACTGGTTATTCAGGGCGATGCCATTAAAGATCTGGCTGCCTTCAAAATATGATATTCCTTTTCTTGGAGAACTTATGCAGCAGGAATGGGTTGCATACGCTTTTAGCTGGAGCGGAATGTTTTATGACCTGTTTATTCCATTCCTTTTATTATGGAAGCGATCCCGGTTTTTTGCTTTTATTATGGTGATCATTTTTCACGTGATGACCCGGGTTTTATTCCCAATCGGGATGTTTCCCTATATCATGATTGTGAGTGCTTTGATTTTCTTCAGTCCTAAAGTTCACCATAAGATACTTCAAAAGATCTCAAGCTGGTTTAGTATTAGAAAAGGGAAATTTGATAATGAGCTGTCTTTGATCTACAAACCGATCGAGCGAAAAATATTGACTACTGTAGTCTCTGTATTTTTCATTATTCAGATTCTTTTTCCATGGAGGTATTTATTATATCCCGGCGAATTATTCTGGACAGAAGAAGGCTTCAGGTTTTCCTGGCGCGTGATGTTAATGGAGAAAGCGGGATATGCTGAATTTAAAGTAGTGGATGGCGAAACCGGAAAGAGATTCTATGTGAATAATTCAGATTTTCTAACGCCATTTCAGGAAAAACAAATGTCTTTTCAACCAGATTTTATACTTGAATACGCACATTTCCTGGCAGAGCATTTTAGAAAGGACGGGCATGAGAATATCGAGGTTTACGTAGAAAGTTATGTAGGTCTCAATGGGAGAAAAAGCGTACCCTATATAAGTCCCGATGTTAATTTGCTTAATTTCGCAGACTCTTTTAAACATAAAACATTCATTTTACCATTTAATGATGAAATTAAAGGTCTTTAG
- a CDS encoding DUF4856 domain-containing protein, protein MRKLLFSAMIGGLTLVSCTSDDTPTPGGNEIEIPANYTFERDNSSTVSYDGQTARLQMTSELLSNFTDFDNASEELLLNMFTNENDPFSNASLNESSKSVKSKVAASKLYFSTNNVESAEIKADFDNWITVQMNEVASSKDKLAEAGQAGQIADGDAVRYVDSKGLEMNQAFAKSLIGGLVVDQMLNNYLSSAVLDEGDNRTNNDQKIVEEGKVYTTMEHKWDEAYGYLYGDPSIPSEDPNSALGDNEDNLLFKYMGRVEGDEDFAGIAEETFEAFKTGRAAIVAGDYQTRDEQVAIIRENISEIIGIRAIYYMQAGKNALAANDFGGAFHDLSEGFGFIYSLRFTNKPGTNMPYLSKEKVDMFTEQLLEGNGFWDVTPETLDSISEEIAAAFDFSVAEAAE, encoded by the coding sequence ATGAGAAAGCTGTTATTTTCAGCGATGATAGGAGGTCTAACCTTAGTTTCATGTACTTCAGATGATACTCCTACCCCCGGAGGAAACGAAATTGAAATTCCCGCAAATTATACATTCGAAAGAGATAATAGTTCTACCGTGAGCTACGATGGTCAAACAGCCAGACTGCAAATGACTTCAGAGTTATTATCAAATTTCACCGATTTTGATAATGCCTCAGAAGAATTATTATTAAATATGTTCACGAACGAGAATGATCCATTCTCAAATGCAAGTCTTAACGAATCTTCAAAAAGTGTAAAATCTAAAGTAGCAGCTTCTAAGCTTTACTTCTCTACAAATAATGTGGAGAGCGCTGAAATAAAGGCAGATTTTGATAACTGGATCACTGTTCAAATGAACGAAGTTGCTTCTAGTAAGGATAAATTGGCCGAGGCTGGGCAAGCCGGTCAGATCGCCGATGGTGATGCGGTTCGTTATGTGGATTCCAAAGGTCTTGAAATGAATCAGGCTTTCGCCAAAAGTCTAATTGGTGGACTTGTGGTAGACCAAATGTTAAATAACTATTTGTCTAGCGCTGTTCTTGATGAAGGCGATAATCGCACGAATAATGATCAGAAGATAGTTGAAGAAGGTAAAGTTTACACCACAATGGAGCATAAATGGGACGAAGCATACGGATACTTGTATGGAGATCCTTCCATTCCTTCAGAAGATCCAAATTCTGCTTTAGGTGATAATGAAGATAACCTGCTTTTCAAGTATATGGGAAGAGTTGAGGGAGATGAGGATTTTGCAGGTATTGCCGAAGAAACTTTTGAAGCCTTCAAAACAGGTCGTGCGGCCATTGTAGCTGGTGATTACCAAACCCGTGATGAACAGGTAGCGATCATTAGAGAGAATATATCTGAAATAATTGGGATAAGAGCAATTTATTATATGCAAGCAGGAAAAAATGCTCTTGCAGCCAACGATTTTGGTGGAGCTTTTCATGATCTATCTGAAGGTTTCGGGTTCATTTACAGTTTAAGATTTACAAATAAGCCGGGCACTAACATGCCATACCTGTCTAAAGAAAAAGTAGACATGTTTACAGAGCAATTGTTAGAAGGAAACGGATTTTGGGATGTAACTCCTGAAACACTGGATAGTATTTCTGAAGAAATTGCCGCGGCATTTGACTTTAGTGTTGCAGAAGCAGCAGAATAA
- a CDS encoding quinone-dependent dihydroorotate dehydrogenase, whose product MYKSLIRPALFKFDPEEVHYFTFNFLRRFCKIPGALSFLRSKFGMEDKRLEREVFGLKFKNPVGLAAGFDKDAKLFNELSALGFGFVEVGTVTPKPQPGNEKQRLFRLKEDFAIINRMGFNNHGVEEMVERLKKNKDVLIGGNIGKNKITPNEKAKDDYLYSFEALFDHVNYFVVNVSSPNTPNLRELQDKEPLKDLLNTLQQRNEQKVNPKPILLKIAPDLTDEQLLDIIEIVKETNIAGVIATNTTISREGLKSENKDEMGGLSGKPLTKRSTEVIRFLSEKSGKAFPIIGVGGIHTAEDAIEKLEAGASLVQLYTGFIYEGPALIKAINKKILEKGL is encoded by the coding sequence ATGTATAAATCCCTAATTAGGCCTGCACTTTTTAAATTTGATCCTGAAGAGGTTCACTATTTTACCTTCAACTTTTTAAGAAGATTCTGTAAAATTCCTGGAGCGTTATCTTTCCTGAGATCTAAATTTGGAATGGAAGATAAAAGACTGGAACGAGAGGTTTTTGGTTTAAAATTCAAGAATCCGGTAGGCCTTGCCGCTGGTTTTGATAAGGATGCTAAGTTGTTCAATGAACTTTCAGCTCTTGGATTTGGTTTTGTCGAGGTAGGTACGGTTACTCCAAAGCCACAACCTGGAAATGAAAAACAGCGGCTTTTCAGATTAAAAGAAGATTTCGCTATTATAAATAGAATGGGCTTCAATAATCACGGGGTTGAAGAAATGGTTGAGCGTCTTAAGAAGAATAAAGATGTTCTAATTGGAGGGAATATTGGTAAGAACAAGATCACGCCGAATGAAAAGGCCAAGGATGATTATTTATACAGCTTTGAGGCTTTATTTGATCATGTAAACTATTTTGTGGTGAATGTAAGTTCGCCAAATACACCAAACCTTAGAGAACTGCAGGATAAGGAACCTTTAAAGGATCTTCTAAATACGCTTCAGCAGAGAAATGAGCAGAAAGTAAATCCGAAACCGATCTTATTGAAGATTGCTCCAGATCTTACCGATGAGCAATTATTGGATATTATCGAAATCGTGAAGGAGACAAATATCGCCGGGGTGATCGCTACCAATACCACTATTTCCCGTGAAGGTCTTAAATCTGAAAATAAGGATGAAATGGGAGGTCTTAGTGGTAAACCTCTTACTAAAAGGTCTACCGAGGTGATCAGATTCCTTTCAGAAAAAAGCGGGAAGGCTTTCCCGATAATTGGAGTTGGCGGAATCCATACTGCTGAAGATGCCATAGAAAAGCTTGAAGCCGGTGCCAGTCTGGTGCAGCTTTATACGGGTTTTATATATGAAGGCCCGGCACTAATCAAGGCAATCAATAAAAAAATACTGGAAAAAGGGCTTTAA
- a CDS encoding hydroxymethylglutaryl-CoA lyase, translated as MAKVKLIECPRDAMQGIREFIPTEKKAQYIQSLLRCGFDTIDFGSFVSPKAIPQMKDTAEVLSMLDLSKTSSKLLAIVANTRGAEDASKFQEIGYLGYPFSISENFQMRNTHKTIAESVEVLQEILDIAHETDKQVVAYLSMGFGNPYGDPWNVEIVGEWTEKLSAMGVKILSLSDTVGTSTPEIIDYLFSNLIPKYPNIEFGAHLHTTPSKWHEKIDAAYKAGCHRFDGAIQGFGGCPMAKDELTGNMPSERMLSYFNAAKADTNIKMTSFESAYNEASKIFQAYH; from the coding sequence ATGGCGAAAGTAAAACTAATCGAATGTCCGAGGGACGCTATGCAGGGTATCAGGGAATTTATTCCTACCGAGAAAAAGGCTCAGTACATTCAGTCTTTGCTAAGATGCGGTTTTGATACCATCGATTTTGGAAGCTTTGTATCGCCAAAAGCAATTCCTCAAATGAAAGACACGGCTGAGGTGCTTTCAATGCTTGATCTTTCTAAGACTAGTAGTAAACTTCTTGCAATAGTTGCAAATACCCGTGGAGCAGAGGACGCTTCAAAGTTTCAGGAAATAGGTTATCTGGGCTATCCGTTTTCAATTTCTGAAAACTTCCAGATGCGTAATACCCATAAGACCATAGCAGAATCTGTTGAGGTGCTTCAGGAGATCCTTGATATAGCCCATGAGACCGATAAGCAAGTAGTGGCTTATTTAAGTATGGGCTTCGGGAATCCATACGGAGATCCCTGGAATGTTGAGATCGTAGGGGAGTGGACCGAAAAACTTTCGGCGATGGGGGTGAAGATCCTTTCTTTATCTGACACCGTAGGTACTTCAACGCCTGAAATTATAGACTACCTGTTTTCCAACCTTATTCCAAAATATCCAAATATTGAATTTGGAGCCCACTTGCATACTACACCTTCAAAATGGCATGAGAAAATAGATGCTGCGTATAAGGCGGGTTGTCATAGATTTGACGGAGCTATCCAGGGATTTGGCGGTTGCCCTATGGCGAAAGATGAACTTACCGGGAATATGCCTTCAGAACGTATGCTTTCCTATTTTAATGCAGCCAAAGCAGATACGAATATTAAAATGACCAGTTTTGAATCAGCCTATAATGAAGCTTCTAAAATCTTTCAGGCGTATCATTAA
- a CDS encoding imelysin family protein has protein sequence MIRISKILLIASLVFTACSTEDDGPGTDGGGETNSFDRGAMLENWADNIIVPAFSNFKSSTQQLEDLTVAFTADPTEENLVALRNQFESSYIDFQTVAMFDLGKAEEVNFRRFLNTYPLAASEVENKIASGSYNLELPSSFKEQGFPALDYLLNGIGDTNAEIVAKYSSENYRNYLLDVSKRINSLTAEVNSSWQGDYRDTFVSNTSSSSTGSVDKLTNKYIMYFEAFLRSGKIGYPSGVFTGTPSPINVEAYYSENLSKDLYLKALQSTIDFFNGKSFSGGQTGKSFKQYLEFLEREDLASDINSQFDVIKSQATKLNASLKSQVETDNTVMLAAYDELQKQVVLLKLDMVQALSISINYVDSDGD, from the coding sequence ATGATAAGGATTTCAAAAATTTTATTGATCGCATCCCTCGTCTTCACCGCTTGTTCTACTGAAGATGACGGGCCAGGTACAGACGGAGGAGGAGAAACCAATTCTTTTGATCGTGGAGCAATGCTTGAAAACTGGGCAGATAATATTATCGTACCAGCTTTCAGTAATTTTAAAAGTTCTACTCAGCAATTGGAAGATCTTACGGTAGCTTTTACAGCAGATCCAACTGAAGAAAATCTGGTTGCTTTAAGAAATCAGTTTGAGAGCTCTTACATAGATTTCCAAACGGTTGCAATGTTTGACCTTGGTAAAGCTGAAGAGGTAAATTTCCGTCGTTTTCTGAATACTTATCCTCTGGCAGCTTCTGAAGTGGAAAATAAGATCGCAAGCGGGTCATATAATCTGGAATTGCCGTCAAGTTTTAAAGAGCAGGGATTCCCGGCTCTGGATTATCTTCTGAACGGAATTGGAGATACCAATGCAGAGATCGTTGCTAAATATTCATCTGAAAACTATAGAAACTATCTTTTAGATGTTTCTAAAAGAATTAATTCACTCACTGCTGAGGTGAACTCATCATGGCAGGGAGATTACAGAGATACCTTTGTAAGTAACACCAGTTCTTCAAGCACAGGTTCAGTAGATAAGTTGACTAATAAATACATCATGTATTTCGAGGCTTTCTTACGCTCGGGGAAAATAGGTTATCCTTCAGGTGTATTCACAGGAACTCCTTCTCCTATCAATGTCGAAGCATATTATTCAGAAAACTTGTCAAAAGATCTTTATTTGAAAGCGCTTCAAAGCACCATAGATTTCTTTAATGGTAAATCTTTTAGTGGAGGTCAAACCGGAAAGAGCTTTAAACAATATCTTGAATTCCTTGAAAGAGAAGATCTTGCCAGTGATATTAATAGTCAATTTGACGTCATTAAATCTCAGGCAACAAAATTGAATGCGAGTCTAAAAAGCCAGGTTGAAACCGATAATACAGTTATGCTTGCTGCTTACGATGAACTCCAAAAACAGGTGGTTCTTCTAAAATTAGATATGGTACAGGCGCTTTCAATTAGTATAAACTACGTAGATTCAGACGGAGATTAG
- a CDS encoding LysE family translocator translates to MLEQLIPFLTASILLTFSPGPDIIYVLVRSIANGAREGIVTALGLVSGILIHTSLVAFGVSAIIKQSDNIFLFIKILGAVYLLYLAWQVYKSDPDIAFSSEVIRDKNLIGLFRRGFIMNVLNPKVGIFFLAFFPGFLWEPDGNTILQFYILGFVFMLQALLIFSLVAILANKISVYIKSHPGSGRFLKWMQVVIFIVIAVLILL, encoded by the coding sequence ATGTTAGAGCAGCTAATTCCTTTTTTAACCGCTTCCATTCTTCTAACCTTTTCACCGGGGCCCGATATTATTTATGTTTTGGTAAGGTCTATAGCTAATGGAGCCAGAGAAGGAATAGTTACCGCTTTAGGACTGGTTAGCGGAATATTGATACATACCAGCCTGGTTGCTTTTGGGGTTTCAGCCATTATCAAGCAATCTGATAATATCTTTCTTTTCATAAAGATTCTTGGTGCGGTATACCTATTATACCTGGCCTGGCAGGTGTACAAGAGCGATCCCGATATCGCCTTTTCTTCGGAAGTAATTCGTGATAAAAATTTAATCGGCTTATTCAGGCGGGGATTTATTATGAATGTACTTAACCCTAAAGTGGGAATTTTTTTCCTGGCCTTTTTTCCCGGTTTCCTTTGGGAACCAGATGGGAATACAATACTTCAATTCTATATACTGGGATTTGTTTTCATGTTGCAGGCACTGCTAATATTCAGCCTGGTTGCTATTCTTGCTAATAAGATATCTGTTTATATTAAATCCCATCCGGGATCTGGTAGGTTTTTAAAATGGATGCAGGTGGTAATATTTATAGTTATTGCGGTCCTTATACTTCTTTGA